The following are encoded together in the Flavobacterium sp. TR2 genome:
- a CDS encoding DUF5661 family protein → MGTQSGAYQDVYIKREDAMVSLKNDVTDFCERYIKPVHPENWDWSVRDFEDPKNDPTAAEARAIANVVFKDLDDAKQTDVDLSTMNNAHAIKAYLNPKSKHEAFNMEEFAFALKVELEHGRVKDVNVTNNHPFLTAMIALAHMTESLTYYKRLKVMEAEGEIYEILRKLETSPIGKEKWYKELGKAEQELNEARAGLAERLARMDDIPVLKIIGD, encoded by the coding sequence ATGGGAACACAAAGCGGTGCTTATCAAGATGTTTACATTAAGAGAGAAGATGCAATGGTAAGCTTGAAAAATGATGTGACAGATTTTTGTGAAAGGTATATAAAACCTGTTCATCCTGAAAATTGGGATTGGTCGGTCCGTGATTTTGAAGATCCTAAAAACGATCCGACAGCTGCAGAGGCGCGGGCAATTGCAAATGTTGTTTTTAAAGATTTAGATGATGCCAAACAGACTGACGTTGATCTTTCTACAATGAACAATGCGCACGCCATAAAAGCGTATCTGAACCCGAAGAGCAAACACGAAGCTTTTAATATGGAAGAATTTGCTTTTGCATTAAAAGTAGAGCTGGAACACGGCAGGGTAAAAGATGTAAATGTTACCAACAATCATCCTTTTTTGACCGCTATGATTGCCCTTGCACATATGACCGAAAGCCTGACTTATTACAAGAGGCTAAAAGTAATGGAGGCAGAGGGCGAAATTTATGAAATTCTCCGAAAACTCGAGACATCGCCAATTGGTAAAGAAAAGTGGTATAAAGAATTGGGAAAAGCCGAGCAAGAACTTAATGAAGCCAGAGCCGGATTGGCCGAACGCCTGGCAAGAATGGACGATATTCCAGTATTGAAAATTATTGGAGATTAA